One stretch of Glandiceps talaboti chromosome 7, keGlaTala1.1, whole genome shotgun sequence DNA includes these proteins:
- the LOC144438058 gene encoding D-beta-hydroxybutyrate dehydrogenase-like: MAVVGKDCKVALITGATSLRGIGYTIANSLAEKGYAVILHGRREPSAAEPIREQLERKHLVPVHYLQADLAESSDIESLCEKLKKIYPNGVDVLVNNAGLRHSAEIEDYPTEEWNAILAVGLTAPFHLIRLLLPGMKNKGWGRIINISSVYSRVPVPDCVAAAAARHGCTGLTKTVAKANLRTGVTCNSICPGMTNTDYTLNKIRDYADQKDIPLEESQRCILGKANPTGEFVKVEHIAELVLFLCSPAGDQITGADLPIDVGVWTQ, encoded by the exons ATGGCAGTAGTTGGTAAGGATTGTAAAGTTGCACTGATCACTGGAGCTACATCATTGAGAGGTATTGGCTATACCATAGCTAATTCTTTGGCAGAGAAAGGGTATGCAGTTATACTACATGGAAGACGGGAACCATCTGCAGCAGAACCTATTAGAGAACAGCTGGAAAG GAAACATCTGGTACCTGTCCACTATTTACAGGCAGATTTAGCTGAATCATCGGATATCGAATCACTTTGTGAAAAGCTAAAGAAAATATATCCAAATGGTGTAGATGTGCTTGTCAACAATGCAG GTCTAAGACATTCAGCGGAAATTGAGGATTATCCGACTGAGGAATGGAACGCCATCCTTGCCGTTGGGCTGACAGCCCCATTTCACCTTATACGTCTGTTACTGCCAGGCATGAAAAATAAAG GTTGGGGacgaatcataaatatatcATCTGTGTATTCTAGAGTACCCGTCCCTGATTGTGTCGCCGCTGCTGCTGCAAGACACGGCTGTACAGGGTTAACCAAG ACAGTTGCAAAAGCAAATCTTCGTACCGGAGTTACCTGTAATAGCATCTGTCCTGGAATGACGAATACAGACT ACACCCTGAATAAAATAAGAGATTATGCCGATCAAAAAGACATTCCTTTAGAAGAGTCACAG AGATGCATCCTGGGCAAGGCCAATCCTACAGGAGAGTTCGTGAAAGTTGAACAT attgcAGAACTTGTATTGTTTCTGTGTTCTCCGGCTGGTGATCAGATCACTGGAGCTGACCTGCCAATAGACGTAGGGGTATGGACACAGTAA